A single window of Falco peregrinus isolate bFalPer1 chromosome 11, bFalPer1.pri, whole genome shotgun sequence DNA harbors:
- the LOC129785357 gene encoding ribosome-binding protein 1-like yields the protein MDVYDPQTLGAMLFGGLMMVSATGIFMVFTFSMKETSSEKALAKRGKNLKKTQKQEKETKKEKVVERKGKGKEKEEKPNGKVPEVHQSAPVVSSITVKKTNALPTHEEQKHNGCVKKAAASKKKSKPAPADSDGPLHLPYKTLVSTVSSTVFSEGEAQRLIEILTEKAGIVQDTWHMATQKGDPVTVLKRQLEEKEKQLTTEQEAAAAARNKMRELSKELAAERAKATAVEGKLREQLLAREQEMAAVQARMQASYQDHVSETQQLQGKIRTLQEQLENGPNTQLARLQQENSILRDALNQTSSQMESK from the exons ATGGATGTCTATGACCCTCAGACGCTGGGTGCTATGCTCTTTGGAGGTTTGATGATGGTATCGGCCACTGGGATCTTCATGGTGTTCACCTTCTCCATGAAGGAGACTTCATCAGAGAAAGCCTTGGCCAAGCGAGGCAAAAATCTTAAGAAGACccagaagcaggaaaaagagacaaagaaagagaaagttgttgagagaaaaggaaaaggaaaggaaaaggaagagaaacctAATGGAAAAGTCCCAGAGGTGCACCAAAGTGCTCCTGTGGTCAGCTCCATCACCGTCAAGAAAACCAATGCTCTTCCAACCCATGAGGAGCAGAAGCATAATGGATGTGTAAAGAAGGCGGCTGCATCCAAGAAGAAGAGCAAGCCAG cacctgcGGACTCGGATGGGCCCCTCCACCTGCCCTACAAGACGCTTGTGTCCACTGTCAGCAGCACGGTGTTCAGCGAGGGGGAGGCCCAGCGGCTCATCGAGATCCTGACGGAGAAAGCGGGCATCGTCCAGGACACCTGGCACATG GCCACGCAGAAGGGTGACCCTGTCACTGTCCTGAAACgccagctggaggagaaggagaagcagctcaccacagagcaggaggctgcagccgcTGCCAGAAACAAGATGCGGGAGCTGAGCAAG GAGCTGGCGGCCGAGCGGGCCAAGGCGACGGCCGTGGAGGGCAAGctgagggagcagctgctggcccgCGAGCAGGAGATGGCAGCGGTGCAGGCACGCATGCAGGCCAGCTACCAGGACCATGTCAGCGAAacgcagcagctgcagggcaag ATCCGcaccctgcaggagcagctggagaacgGCCCCAACACGCAGCTGGCTcgcctgcagcaggagaactCCATCCTGAGGGATGCCCTCAACCAGACCAGCAGCCAGATGGAGAGCAAGTAA
- the TTL gene encoding tubulin--tyrosine ligase, translating to MYTFVVRDEGSSVYAEVSRLLLGSGQWRRLRRDNPRFNLMLGERNRLPFGRLGHEPGLVQLVNYYRGADKLCRKASLVKLIKTSPELSESCTWFPESYVIYPTNLKTPVAPAQNGIRHLINNTRTDEREVFLAAYNRRRESKEGNVWIAKSSAGAKGEGILISSEAAELLDFIDEQGQVHVIQKYLERPLLLEPGHRKFDIRSWVLVDHQYNIYLYREGVLRTSSEPYNSANFQDKTCHLTNHCIQKEYSKNYGRYEEGNEMFFEEFNQYLMDALNTTLENSILLQIKHIIRSCLMCIEPAISTKHLHYQSFQLFGFDFMVDEELKVWLIEVNGAPACAQKLYTELCQGIVDVAISSVFPLNDTGQKTSQTSSIFIKL from the exons ATGTACACCTTCGTGGTGCGGGACGAGGGCAGCAGCGTGTACGCCGAGGTGAGccggctgctgctgggcagcggGCAGTGGCGGCGGCTCCGGAGGGACAACCCGCGCTTCAACCTGATGCTGGGCGAAAGGAACCGGCTCCCCTTCGGCAGGCTGG GCCATGAACCTGGACTTGTGCAGCTGGTGAATTACTACAGGGGAGCAGACAAGCTGTGCCGCAAAGCATCTCTGGTGAA GCTAATCAAGACAAGCCCTGAACTATCGGAGTCCTGCACATGGTTCCCTGAGTCATATGTGATTTACCCAACAAACTTGAAGACCCCCGTGGCTCCAGCACAGAATGGGATTCGCCATCTCATAAACAACACAAGGACAGATGAGCGGGAAGTTTTCTTGGCAGCTTACAACAGGCGGCGGGAAAGCAAAGAAGGCAATGTGTGGATCGCCAAGTCTTCAGCTGGTGCCAAAG GGGAAGGGATCCTGATTTCTTCAgaggctgcagagctcctggaCTTCATTGATGAGCAGGGACAAGTGCATGTGATTCAGAAATACCTGGAGAGGCCTCTGCTTTTAGAGCCAGGGCATCGCAAGTTTGACATCAG gagctgggtTCTTGTGGATCATCAATATAATATCTACCTCTACAGAGAGGGTGTCCTGCGGACCTCTTCCGAACCATATAACAGTGCTAATTTCCAGGATAAAACCTGCCACTTGACCAATCACTGCATTCAGAAGGAATATTCCAAAAACTACGGGCGGTATGAGGAAGGGAATGAAATGTTCTTCGAGGAGTTCAACCAGTATCTGATGGATGCCCTGAACACAACGCTTGAGAATAGCATCTTACTGCAAATCAAACACATAATAAG AAGCTGCCTTATGTGTATAGAGCCTGCAATCAGCACAAAGCATCTTCACTACCAGAGCTTCCAGCTCTTTGGCTTTGACTTCATGGTGGATGAGGAGCTGAAGGTCTGGCTGATAGAAGTTAATGGGGCCCCAGCATGTGCCCA GAAGCTGTATACAGAGCTCTGCCAAGGAATTGTGGATGTAGCCATCTCTAGCGTTTTCCCCCTCAACGACACAGGGCAGAAGACAAGCCAGACATCATCGATCTTTATCAAGCTGTGA